One genomic region from Actinocatenispora thailandica encodes:
- a CDS encoding VOC family protein — protein MTTNSQLNDTSSAAVANLIMVNLDCADPGRLAEFYHGVLGWEITFNEGDYAMISDGHSSIGFGRVPDYQPPAWPDATGTKRFHLDLSVPDVSAAEKACVRLGATVPEFQPGSTWQVLLDPAGHPFCLCKAS, from the coding sequence ATGACGACGAATTCCCAGCTCAACGACACTTCATCCGCCGCCGTGGCCAACCTGATCATGGTCAACCTGGACTGCGCGGACCCGGGCCGACTCGCCGAGTTCTACCACGGCGTGCTCGGCTGGGAGATCACGTTCAACGAGGGTGACTACGCGATGATCTCGGACGGGCACAGCTCGATCGGCTTCGGCCGGGTACCGGACTACCAGCCGCCGGCGTGGCCGGACGCCACCGGCACCAAGCGCTTCCACCTGGACCTGTCGGTACCGGACGTGTCCGCCGCCGAGAAGGCCTGCGTGCGGCTCGGCGCCACCGTGCCGGAGTTCCAGCCGGGCAGCACCTGGCAGGTACTGCTGGACCCCGCCGGCCACCCGTTCTGCCTCTGCAAGGCGTCCTGA